A single genomic interval of Canis lupus dingo isolate Sandy chromosome 6, ASM325472v2, whole genome shotgun sequence harbors:
- the IL4R gene encoding interleukin-4 receptor subunit alpha isoform X2, translating to MTRWKRMSISWTCGLGSSCYGAALSSPASMFKVYNVTYMGPTLRLAASTLKSGASYSARVRAWAQTYNSTWSDWSPSTTWLNYYEPWEQHLPLGVSISCLVILAICLSCYFSIIKIKKGWWDQIPNPAHSPLVAIVIQDSQVSLWGKRSRGQEPAKCPHWKTCLTKLLPCLLEHGLGREEESPKTAKNGPLQGPGKPAWCPVEVSKTILWPESISVVQCVELSEAPVDNEEEEEVEEDKRSLCPSLEGSGGSFQEGREGIVARLTESLFLDLLGGENGGFCPQGLEESCLPPPSGSVGAQMPWAQFPRAGPRVAAPEGPEQPRRPESALQASPTQSAGSSAFPEPPPVVTDNPAYRSFGSFLGQSSDPGDGDSDPELADRPGEADPGIPSAPQPPEPPAALQPEPESWEQILRQSVLQHRAAPAPGPGPGSGYREFTCAVKQGSAPDAGGPGFGPSGEAGYKAFCSLLPGGATCPGTSGGEAGSGEGGYKPFQSLTPGCPGAPTPVPVPLFTFGLDTEPPGSPQDSLGAGSSPEHLGVEPAGKEEDSRKTLLAPEQATDPLRDDLASSIVYSALTCHLCGHLKQWHDQEERGKAHIVPSPCCGCCCGDRSSLLLSPLRAPNVLPGGVLLEASLSPASLVPSGVSKEGKSSPFSQPASSSAQSSSQTPKKLAVLSTEPTCMSAS from the exons ATGACGCGGTGGAAGCGGATGTCTATCAGCTGGACCTGTGGGCTGGGCAGCAGCTGCTATGGAGCGGCTCTTTCCAGCCCAGCAAGCATG TTTAAAGTCTATAATGTGACCTACATGGGGCCCACCCTCCGCTTGGCAGCCAGCACCCTCAAGTCTGGAGCTTCCTACAGCGCACGTGTGAGGGCCTGGGCTCAGACCTACAACAGCACCTGGAGTGATTGGAGCCCCAGCACCACGTGGCTTAACT ACTACGAGCCCTGGGAGCAGCACCTGCCACTTGGCGTCAGCATCTCCTGCCTCGTCATCCTGGCCATCTGCCTGTCCTGCTACTTCAGTATCATCAA gattaaGAAAGGATGGTGGGATCAGATTCCCAACCCAGCCCACAGCCCCCTCGTGGCCATAGTCATCCAGGACTCACAG gtgTCACTCTGGGGGAAGCGGTCCCGAGGCCAAGAACCAGCCAAGTGCCC aCACTGGAAGACTTGTCTTACCAAGCTCCTGCCCTGTCTACTGGAGCATGgcctgggcagggaggaggagtcCCCCAAGACTGCCAAAAATGGGCCTCTCCAAGGTCCTGGAAAACCCGCGTGGTGCCCTGTGGAGGTCAGCAAGACGATCCTCTGGCCGGAGAGCATCAGCGTGGTGCAATGTGTGGAGCTCTCTGAGGCCCCGGTGGacaatgaagaggaggaggaggtggaggaagatAAAAGAAGCCTCTGCCCATCGCTGGAGGGCAGCGGGGGCAGCttccaggagggcagagagggcaTCGTGGCCCGGCTGACGGAAAGCCTCTTCCTGGACCTTCTCGGCGGTGAGAATGGGGGCTTTTGCCCGCAGGGCCTGGAGGAGTCATGCCTTCCGCCCCCCTCGGGGAGTGTGGGCGCTCAGATGCCCTGGGCTCAGTTCCCGAGGGCCGGGCCCCGGGTGGCGGCGCCCGAGGGCCCGGAGCAGCCTCGCCGCCCCGAGTCCGCTCTTCAGGCCTCCCCGACCCAGAGCGCAGGCAGCTCGGCTTTCCCAGAGCCGCCCCCTGTCGTCACAGACAACCCCGCGTACCGCAGCTTCGGCAGCTTTCTGGGCCAGTCCTCCGATCCCGGCGACGGTGACTCCGACCCAGAGCTGGCCGATCGCCCCGGGGAAGCGGACCCCGGcatcccctctgccccccagcccccggagCCACCTGCCGCCCTCCAGCCTGAGCCAGAAAGCTGGGAGCAGATCCTGCGCCAGAGTGTCCTCCAGCACCGGgcagccccggcccccggcccgggccccggcaGCGGCTACCGGGAGTTCACGTGCGCCGTGAAGCAGGGCAGCGCCCCCGACGCCGGGGGGCCGGGCTTCGGCCCTTCTGGGGAAGCGGGGTACAAGGCCTTCTGCAGTCTGCTCCCTGGCGGTGCCACCTGCCCGGGGACATCTGGGGGTGAGGccggcagtggggaggggggctaCAAGCCCTTCCAGAGCCTcactcctggctgccctggggcccccaccccagtccctgtCCCCCTGTTCACCTTTGGACTGGACACGGAGCCACCTGGCAGCCCTCAGGACTCGCTCGGCGCAGGCAGCtccccagagcacctgggtgtgGAGCcggcagggaaggaggaggacagcCGTAAGACCCTGCTGGCCCCAGAGCAGGCCACAGACCCCCTCAGGGACGACCTGGCCAGTAGCATCGTCTACTCAGCCCTCACCTGCCACTTGTGTGGCCACCTGAAGCAGTGGCACGACCAGGAGGAGCGTGGCAAGGCCCACATAGTGCCCAGCccctgctgtggctgctgctgtggAGACAGGTCCTCACTCCTGCTGAGCCCCCTGAGGGCCCCGAACGTCCTGCCAGGTGGGGTTCTGCTGGAGGCCAGCCTCTCTCCGGCCTCCCTGGTACCCTCGGGGGTCTCAAAGGAGGGCAAATCCTCTCCGTTCTCCCAGCCTGCCTCCAGCAGTGCTCAGAGCTCAAGCCAGACCCCCAAAAAGCTGGCCGTGCTTTCCACAGAGCCCACATGCATGAGCGCTTCTTAG
- the IL4R gene encoding interleukin-4 receptor subunit alpha isoform X1: MGRLCSGLTFPVSCLVLVWVASSGSVKVLHEPSCFSDYISTSVCQWKMDHPTNCSAELRLSYQLDFMGSENHTCVPENREDSVCVCSMPIDDAVEADVYQLDLWAGQQLLWSGSFQPSKHVKPRTPGNLTVYPNISHTWLLMWTNPYPTENHLHSELTYMVNVSNDNDPEDFKVYNVTYMGPTLRLAASTLKSGASYSARVRAWAQTYNSTWSDWSPSTTWLNYYEPWEQHLPLGVSISCLVILAICLSCYFSIIKIKKGWWDQIPNPAHSPLVAIVIQDSQVSLWGKRSRGQEPAKCPHWKTCLTKLLPCLLEHGLGREEESPKTAKNGPLQGPGKPAWCPVEVSKTILWPESISVVQCVELSEAPVDNEEEEEVEEDKRSLCPSLEGSGGSFQEGREGIVARLTESLFLDLLGGENGGFCPQGLEESCLPPPSGSVGAQMPWAQFPRAGPRVAAPEGPEQPRRPESALQASPTQSAGSSAFPEPPPVVTDNPAYRSFGSFLGQSSDPGDGDSDPELADRPGEADPGIPSAPQPPEPPAALQPEPESWEQILRQSVLQHRAAPAPGPGPGSGYREFTCAVKQGSAPDAGGPGFGPSGEAGYKAFCSLLPGGATCPGTSGGEAGSGEGGYKPFQSLTPGCPGAPTPVPVPLFTFGLDTEPPGSPQDSLGAGSSPEHLGVEPAGKEEDSRKTLLAPEQATDPLRDDLASSIVYSALTCHLCGHLKQWHDQEERGKAHIVPSPCCGCCCGDRSSLLLSPLRAPNVLPGGVLLEASLSPASLVPSGVSKEGKSSPFSQPASSSAQSSSQTPKKLAVLSTEPTCMSAS, translated from the exons ATGGGGCGGCTTTGCTCTGGGCTCACATTCCCTGTGAGCTGCCTGGTCCTGGTGTGGGTGGCCAGCTCTG GGAGTGTGAAGGTCCTGCACGAGCCCAGCTGCTTCTCCGACTACATCAGCACCTCTGTCTGTCAGTGGAAGATGGACCATCCCACCAACTGCAGTGCCGAGCTCCGCCTGTCCTACCAGCTGGACTTTATGGGGTCTGA AAACCACACGTGTGTCCCTGAGAACCGAGAAGACTCAGTGTGCGTGTGCAGCATGCCGATAGATGACGCGGTGGAAGCGGATGTCTATCAGCTGGACCTGTGGGCTGGGCAGCAGCTGCTATGGAGCGGCTCTTTCCAGCCCAGCAAGCATG TGAAGCCCAGGACCCCCGGCAACCTCACAGTTTACCCCAACATCTCCCACACGTGGCTGCTGATGTGGACAAACCCGTACCCTACTGAGAATCACCTGCACTCTGAGCTCACCTACATGGTCAACGTTTCGAATGACAACGACCCCGAGGAC TTTAAAGTCTATAATGTGACCTACATGGGGCCCACCCTCCGCTTGGCAGCCAGCACCCTCAAGTCTGGAGCTTCCTACAGCGCACGTGTGAGGGCCTGGGCTCAGACCTACAACAGCACCTGGAGTGATTGGAGCCCCAGCACCACGTGGCTTAACT ACTACGAGCCCTGGGAGCAGCACCTGCCACTTGGCGTCAGCATCTCCTGCCTCGTCATCCTGGCCATCTGCCTGTCCTGCTACTTCAGTATCATCAA gattaaGAAAGGATGGTGGGATCAGATTCCCAACCCAGCCCACAGCCCCCTCGTGGCCATAGTCATCCAGGACTCACAG gtgTCACTCTGGGGGAAGCGGTCCCGAGGCCAAGAACCAGCCAAGTGCCC aCACTGGAAGACTTGTCTTACCAAGCTCCTGCCCTGTCTACTGGAGCATGgcctgggcagggaggaggagtcCCCCAAGACTGCCAAAAATGGGCCTCTCCAAGGTCCTGGAAAACCCGCGTGGTGCCCTGTGGAGGTCAGCAAGACGATCCTCTGGCCGGAGAGCATCAGCGTGGTGCAATGTGTGGAGCTCTCTGAGGCCCCGGTGGacaatgaagaggaggaggaggtggaggaagatAAAAGAAGCCTCTGCCCATCGCTGGAGGGCAGCGGGGGCAGCttccaggagggcagagagggcaTCGTGGCCCGGCTGACGGAAAGCCTCTTCCTGGACCTTCTCGGCGGTGAGAATGGGGGCTTTTGCCCGCAGGGCCTGGAGGAGTCATGCCTTCCGCCCCCCTCGGGGAGTGTGGGCGCTCAGATGCCCTGGGCTCAGTTCCCGAGGGCCGGGCCCCGGGTGGCGGCGCCCGAGGGCCCGGAGCAGCCTCGCCGCCCCGAGTCCGCTCTTCAGGCCTCCCCGACCCAGAGCGCAGGCAGCTCGGCTTTCCCAGAGCCGCCCCCTGTCGTCACAGACAACCCCGCGTACCGCAGCTTCGGCAGCTTTCTGGGCCAGTCCTCCGATCCCGGCGACGGTGACTCCGACCCAGAGCTGGCCGATCGCCCCGGGGAAGCGGACCCCGGcatcccctctgccccccagcccccggagCCACCTGCCGCCCTCCAGCCTGAGCCAGAAAGCTGGGAGCAGATCCTGCGCCAGAGTGTCCTCCAGCACCGGgcagccccggcccccggcccgggccccggcaGCGGCTACCGGGAGTTCACGTGCGCCGTGAAGCAGGGCAGCGCCCCCGACGCCGGGGGGCCGGGCTTCGGCCCTTCTGGGGAAGCGGGGTACAAGGCCTTCTGCAGTCTGCTCCCTGGCGGTGCCACCTGCCCGGGGACATCTGGGGGTGAGGccggcagtggggaggggggctaCAAGCCCTTCCAGAGCCTcactcctggctgccctggggcccccaccccagtccctgtCCCCCTGTTCACCTTTGGACTGGACACGGAGCCACCTGGCAGCCCTCAGGACTCGCTCGGCGCAGGCAGCtccccagagcacctgggtgtgGAGCcggcagggaaggaggaggacagcCGTAAGACCCTGCTGGCCCCAGAGCAGGCCACAGACCCCCTCAGGGACGACCTGGCCAGTAGCATCGTCTACTCAGCCCTCACCTGCCACTTGTGTGGCCACCTGAAGCAGTGGCACGACCAGGAGGAGCGTGGCAAGGCCCACATAGTGCCCAGCccctgctgtggctgctgctgtggAGACAGGTCCTCACTCCTGCTGAGCCCCCTGAGGGCCCCGAACGTCCTGCCAGGTGGGGTTCTGCTGGAGGCCAGCCTCTCTCCGGCCTCCCTGGTACCCTCGGGGGTCTCAAAGGAGGGCAAATCCTCTCCGTTCTCCCAGCCTGCCTCCAGCAGTGCTCAGAGCTCAAGCCAGACCCCCAAAAAGCTGGCCGTGCTTTCCACAGAGCCCACATGCATGAGCGCTTCTTAG